The region ATAATATAAAAAGCTTAGCAGAGATGATCTAAATGCATTACACACTTCTCAAAGTTTATGGTCATCACATGTcaagttttttcccccccctttccGATGCTATGATTTCAAATCAAGAGCGTTCAGAAGTCAACCAAACATTACAGCAGCATGAATCTAACTTCCCAGgtctgaataaaataaaaataactttgTACCTTAGAGTAAAGGTGACATTGGAACCTGAGGATTTTGTTAACATCTTCAGAGTCAAAGGTTAAATTCATTTGGAAGCAGCATATTTTATTCATGTTATCTTTAGTGACATTTTTGTTCTTATGGAATAAACCAATCGGGAATTTTTCTATGTATTTGCATAGTTTGACTGTTGAGTGAATTTTGAGAAATAAATCTTTCATTGTACAGCATGAGACCAATTCAATTTCATTTGCCTAGGACTCAGAGAGCTATTTGAAATGATGACCCTGTATATTGCAAAGCACAACTCTGTCCAGATGGCGGCAGCATCAACAACTCTAATGTGGGACGGGAAGTGACAGCAGCTGGGATTTGCTGGAGCTGCTCCACTGAGATTGACTGCCACATCACTGTACACCAGACGCAAACAAAAGTACACAATGGCCGGGAAATGGGCTGGCAATCAATGGCAATGAATACAAACGTGGTTTTATGCTTCTGTTTGTTAAGAATTATCTTAAGTGGAATTCCAACTTGATAACAATAAACAGACATAATAGCGTTATACTGTGGGCTCGATGCCAGGATGCTCACCGTCTTTCTCTTTGGATTTGCTAGAGTCGGACGACTGTGCCAAGCCAGGCTGTAAGGGTAGCAACATGTCCTTTGAGCGGGAGTCCCTCTTTCGCAGGGTAGGGGGCCCTGGCGGGGTCAGAGCTGGTTTCTGGATTGGAGGGGGTTTAGCAGATGACGGCTGAGGGGATGGGGTGCTTTGCTTCGCTGCTGGGGAGGGTGGGCGCGCCTTTGAATTTTGCCTGTCAGAAGAAACCATGCTCATTGGATGCTCTGTTAAGTGAAAATGAATGTCTTCAAACTTTGGCACTACAGTATTGTTAATAACACTGCAGGgtttaaatgataaaaaaaaaaattggccaaGTACACAAAACAAGACTTCAAATACATCAACACTGAAGCTCTTGTCTCCACTTATACATACATTCAGGTGGTGTCCGCTAATTACACTGAAAGCACGCCACGCTCAACTGTCCATCAAATATCACTCGAATTTTCCAGAGTCAATTCATTTTGCAAGGTCTCTCGGAAAAGGCGGCGTGAACATAACATCTGCTTATCTTCTTACTTTGAAGCTGCTGGAGAAGGAGTCCGCTTTGGAGATGGTTTTGGGGCGGGGGATGGTGAGCGGGTGCGTCCCACGGGGATGGACGGGGAGGGCGGGCGCTGTCGCCCGGATGAGGTAGACGTTTTTTCCTGCTTGGTCTGtttcccccacacacacaccgagaagaaaaaataattcatgGCAATATGGATTACAGTACATCAGCTCAAGACTTTCACACAGCCACATATACTTGAACTCGAGAATGGTGTCATTTTATGCCACTCTGAAAATTGAGCTAGATTTGTCACAAAAGGCGTTTATAACTAGTCTGCTCTTATAATGAAATGTGTTAAGCTCTTGTTACAAGCTTTGGATAAGATACCATCTTGGCAAATATTAGTTTCCGAGTTTGCGACAAAACACCGTTGtaaaaggaaagccattcaAAACTCAATTATGACCTTCAAATCTTGTAAAAACTTTCTTCGCGACATGTGCTGACATAAAGAAGCTTGAACATAATACACAAAAATATCATTTAAAGCATTATGGAGTATTAACCACAACATTCTTATGATTTATCCATACAGCACAGTGACCAAGAGATGGAAAGTCAAGCAGCCCCAGGCTCAGGCTGTAGTCTGCTTGGCATGACCCGATCTGTCCATAATCAGGCCACAAGTTTGTCTCACGCCATGTCAACGGGTCCTTTCACAGCCTCACAGAGTGTCGACTAAAAGGTCAACGAGTGACAGACGTCGGTTCCTAGTACCGGTAGATAGTATCATGCTCAGGCCAGTACCAgcagaaacaaaacatttgcatgCACCTAATGCACTTTGACTGGCAAAAGTCTTATCTACTTACTTTTGCATAAAACTACGGCAGGCTCAAGCTCGTCGTAAACCATCGGTTAGATAATCTTGTGTAGGCTAATACTGGAGAATTTTCACATAATGCCCTGCTCTCTTCTCCTTTCTGCCCAATCAGTACTTTTCCACTATCAAGCCCATGAACACTATGTTGCTGCTGTTACTGTCTCCACAGTTGCGGACTAATCGACTCACAGTAAATGTATCAATCTTTTTTAAAGGGAAGTTGTGACACTCCTGGGTAAACACCATATTATTCTTTTCATGCTGCAAACTGGTTGAGTAATTAGCCCGCGGAAAAGCTAGTTGCACCTAAGCAACGTACTCCATTTTGATTAACTAGATTAAATGTCCATTTCACACAACTAATTGATTTATGGTCAATTAACAGCTGGTTATGCATTAGTATTGCCATTACTGCTTTCATTACCATGTGCACTACATATCTCATTCAAAGACTCTCTACCCTTAATTCcccaaacaaattgtttgaggCAGATATGCATCCCTCGGTTATTCTAAtcttagaaaaaaaatgcttccatTTCATACAAATCTTGGTTGATTGGATATATGTAATAAAAGGTGAATGAGATTTCGTTTGACTTTTAGCAGATGTTCTCACCAGTGAGGGGTCGAGGGCTCCGTCTGCCGACACGGAGGTGGTCATGCCGTTCTTCTGTCGGTCGATGCTGCGACTGCGCAGTGGCCCGCGGGGCGGGTGGATGGGGTTGGCGGAGGCTGAGCAAGGACACAGGTGACACTCTGGTAAAGGACACAATCATCGGCAGGGCCAGGCAAGTACAACCAGCGGGAAGGGAGATAAGCAGGCCAGGTTGGCCAGCACAAaggtgtaaagaaaaaaaaatgggggaatGGGGTAGAAGAAAAATTTGATACAAGGAGAGATAGTGAGAAGGGGGAAAGGATGAAAGGGGATGATTCAAAAGCAGGAAATCATTTTTAAGGgggtaaaaaatacatttcattttgttAGATGTAGCACCGAAGCAAACAGCAGTTTCAATTTTTGTTCACGCGGGAAACCTCGCACCTCAAAAACCAAGCAAACTCAAAATTTAGAATAGAAGGCAAATAATAACACACAACCTTTCCAATATTAGAATATTAGTGTCCAATAAATGAACAAAGATACAGTTTTTGACTGTCACAATTATCTGGTATGTGTTGAGAAAAGCTCAAAGATCAAATACTACGTACAGCTTTACTTCATTCAATGACCATGTAACACAAGacattaataaaatcaataaatagaATCTAAAGTTTGGGCATTATGGATAATCCATTGTGTTTCCTTTTGGTGTGTGCAATTTGGCCACCGGGGGTTAAAAAATTCCAAACTCAAACCTCACAGCTACTGTAAGTGACTGAGTAAACTGCAgcgaaatgtcactttttgtaTAGGATAATGAATATATACAGAGTTATATTGTCTCACTACATGTTTTGATGCGCCATTTCTGTTTAAATGTATAATGCTGAGAAGGGGGCAACAGACACCAATactatttttttgcagtcagtgttgttgttttttttgttgtcggcTAACTACTTTACTACGTCAGATAGAGAGATTAGTCGTGATAATCCGGCAACCTTGACGACTCTCGCTGCCAAAGCCCAGTCAAAAGTGTCCTCTGTGATTCTGTATCTATGACAAGCATGCAAATCCTGCAcactgtgctgctgctgcactaCTTCGGGTGGGTCACGTTTCCACTGGGACCATACATAGCGCACAATCCATAAGTGCTGCTAATGGGTTTTCTAATGGCTGGTCAATAAACGCCACACCCAAAAAGATACACAGCTTCAATTTCTTGCATAGATCGTACTTTCGAGTATTATTGAAGTGTCGGGCTGCATTTAGGTAGCCACATAGAAGAGTATATCTTGGTATCTGATCGGCATGAGCCCCATTTACTACAACGACAGTATATTGTACAGTAAAAAGCCACTTGGCACCGTCTCTGATCATGGTGCCAGGACACCTGCACAACAGTTTCATTCTGACACAACAAGAACCTGTAAGCAGCTTAAAGAAAATCTCCCAGGATAGACCCAGAAGCTCCTCAGATGCCGAGAAATGCAGCCGGTGGAGGGATGCCTGATCGGCTAAAGCCATGGCACACTACAACTGCGGCCAACTGTAGCTATATATGTTCACGGTGTCAAAGTCGGTCTCACTGAAATGCGATACCATTGGTAACTATGAGTAATGCTGCATTTCCGTTGCGCAGCGGCTCAGTGAAACAAACGCACACGCTGATCTGGGATATGTTCAGTTTTCCAATTTTAAACAGTCTCGCGAAAACCAAGCTGCATTGAATATGCAATGTACACACAATGAATAAATCAGAGAGGAAAAATACGTTTTTGTCTAATTGTGAATTTCCACAGCACGAAAGCCATGGTGAACTAGGGGCCCCCTACAGCTACTGTACCTTACATTGGGAAAGAGACACAAGAGAGATGAGCTAGAAACCATCCGCTGTCAGACTGCTATGTGAGAAGAGGGGGTTACCTGGAGCATTGGTTCCTTCAGGGGAAAGGGCGGCAGCACTCTTGCTCCTAGCTAGTGAGGCCTGGGTGGGAGTGAGCAGGCGACTAATGACCCCTCCATCCGCAGCGCAAGTCGGTTGCTTGCGAGCTACGTGGCGAGCCCACCGAAAAATGAAACCCAAAAGAAGAGAAAAGGACAAAataggacgggggggggggggggttaggtcGAGAATAGCAGCAGAGAATGACAAAAAAGGGGTAAAGCGggagtggggggaggggggaagcGTCAGTTAGATAAGCCACCATGTGATTTAACCATCAGGAGAGAATCAACAACACATGCAGCAATAGGTTATGTCTCAATAGTCTCACAGAGCTTTTGACTTCCGCTGGGAGTCAATGAAATCATTTCATGAGAATAACGAGGCAAGTTATGCCATGGAAGAGTACTGAGACAGACCACTGATTGTCTAAGTTGGATCACTCGACAATGTGGTCAAATCAATGGTTCCTTAAGGCAGTGGGAGGTGTGCTGATGGGAAAAGAGAAAACATTGGACCATTAGTgaacagcaaacaaatattctttCAGGCAAGAGAGAGGGGGAGTGTATAAGACTGCAGACTACAGGTGACCCAATAAGTGCTTGAACTTCGACTGTGAAAATATTTCGAGTGTCCATTAAGTTAACTGCCATGGAAGTTTAGCAATCCCTGTTGAGGGTAGTGTTGATTCGCTTTGGATTTGAAAACAGCACAGCTTTGGAATAAACGCTAAAGATGGTGGCTTGTCATGTCAATTACAGTCACTTTGACAAGTTCCGGCACCTCAGCTCAAACGGAGTATGTTTAAGTATGGTGTAATTACATTAGCTCCTTTTCTCAGTTTTGGGGTCACAAACCATTGTTTTTGGTGAACCCAAAGAATGAAACTAAAGAATAAAATTACGAAGAAAACCGTTTCCCTGATGAAAGAAGAGAGCCTTCTTAGTAGGTCAGTCACAAAGCTCTAAAACTGCTAGCAATACGAGGAACTCTGCTTTGAAAAGAGCagccagtgaatgagttaaccgCAACTCCACTGAACATAAACGTTTTGGCATGGTAACTAATGTGGCCTCGCATCTCTAAGAACCAAAGTCTTTCTCACTGACTGTGCTACGAAAGTACAAATCACGCCAGAGTGAGTTTGTTATCATCTAACGTACTCCCTCATTGGTCCGCGAGTGGCGGATTCGCACGTCTCAGTCGAGTTTCTTACTAAACTGTCATCTGGTACTGACGTGTGCTATTTACATTTTAAGTGCTCGCAGGTTGCTACTACGCATCAAGGTATTAAGAGGCTAGAAGAACGGTGATAAGGACTGAAGTGGCGCTCCAGTAAATCGCAGATTGCAGTCAAGGTCGAGTgatcctattttagatcgagCACCAAATCGTACATCCTGTGTGTACCCGGATTAACCTCCTCAATGATACGTGGACGACACCATCCGCCTGATTAATGATCACGAAGCTGATTCCTAATCCAAAGCATACTTTGAGCAGCCCTGCTAAGAAACAAATCAAAAGAATAAATGAGTGTTCCGCCAATGGAGACTGCGGCGTCTAAAGGACAAACAGAAGCTTTGGTGATTAATACACAGACTGCACACTGGCACTCTTGAAGGGATTTGGGTGCTCTTGTGGGTGCTATGATGGGATGGCACTGATGCACAAGCATAGCATCTTAAATCCTGCTAGGAAGATGTCATCTGTGAGGGAGGGAGAACACAATGTACACTttgtgacaaaacaaaaacaatacatgCTGTTAGTGGCAACATACAACAAGACCATTGCTGGCCTTGACAATTGCAAAAATGACAATGAAGGTTAGTTGCCAGTGTGcgcagcgcaaaaaaaaaaaatctggttatAAGGGAAAGCATTTAACGTTAGAGGCAAATCACAGACAAGAGCGTGTTGAAAATTTGAGCAGTTGCCCAAAATGTTAGTCAGGATTGTGTGTGTGAGCTTTGAGGGGGGGAAAAGGAAATGAGATTACATCAAGCTGAAAATAATGTAGGCCCCACAACCAGATACTTCAAAGATGCATAAGATGAAGATATGTCCCCTCAAAATTTCTTAAATTCAGAACCAGCAAGCTGTTAACGTCACTCACATGCCAGTTACTCCccgggaggggggaaaaaaaaaaaaaggccagatggaagcatgaaaaaaaaaaaaaaaaaaaaaaaatacaatcgaCTGATTATCCCATGCTAGCCACCTTGATTGTCTGACGTCCCCTTAGCAGCCTTGGCAGGAGTCTGCGCTCTGCCCACACTTACTCGTGTGAGGGATGAACTCCTCGTCTTCATGGAAGCACCTACGGAGCGCAGGGGTCACGGCCCAGAGACACAGGGAGAGAGTCAACAAGAACATCCCCGCGGAGAGACTTTCCAACGGGTCATGTGCAGTTCTGGTCTGTGAATGATTCGGCAAGCGTCACGGCAGCTGATGCCTAACTGGTGATCTTCATCAAAAGTCAGACGTTCGCTGAGGCACACATAGGCGCCATTGTAAACCGTTCTAAGACCAAGACATGGGAGGGgccaaaaaaaaatgataagctTGGCCTTTCAAAGCTGCCGATAAAAATATGCTTAATATCCTTGAGAAGTCTTTATCGTACTGAATGAATTCTTCTAGAATCAACACCCTGTTGCAAATCAATGACACATTTTTTTGTGATACTATTAAAACACATAGCATGAAAAATATTTGGGTTTTGTTCTCCTGCttcaggaaataaaataaactgaTCAAGCCCAGTGATAAGTAGAGAAATGGACCGTTGCACAGAGCGGCGACTATGCACCTGTCGACTCCGCCTGCAGCTTTTTGCCTCCCTCCTTAGCAGCACTGTCTTTCCGAGGCAAACGGTTACAAGACACACTCCTGGATTTTATACCTAAGAGACAGTGATGACAACACAATGGTGAATTCCACCCCACGTTACCTAATGAATGGTACCCAAGTCCAACCACGTGTGTGGACAGCAAGGAAAAGTCAAGTAATTAAATTAAACAATTATCTCGTTGTCTGCCCCAGTGAGGCTGCGTGCAAAGGCCGAGATAAGGCTAGACCTGAGGTCAGGGGTCATGCTAGGCACCTGGGACGATGCCTGGGTTTCATTTTCAATCACCATTTGGATTTCAGGACATTAACAAGAAATCTAAAATACCACTTGATCTTTCTTACGCCTACACATAACTTTGACataatgacatttaaaatgCAACAGCAACAGCTTTTCTTTTTAGGGAATGAGGGAAGGAAATAAATCAAGCCTGtcaatttgggggggaaatgaaGGCTGCAGTTTGAAATCCAAACTATTACAAACCCCCGGGAGCGAGTGATTGTTCAAACATATGATTGGTCATGACGTCTACTTGCCAGAAGATGTGCAGCCCGGTTTGTTCACAGACTAGATAAGTGGAAGTCAGACTTCTTGTCTTCTAACATGCTCTGTTGAGAAAACCTAATAATAACCCCATCATGTACAACCACCTCTGCGTTTCATTATCTTCATTTGAAGTTGGATAGCCACGTTTgcacattcaaaattaaagacaAATTGTGGCAAGCCTTTGCCGGCCACATGAAACGACATGGCAGGGCGAAATAGGACCGCCGGCCTCTGGTTTGACACCATTCAAAAATAATATATGTAGCATGAAACAAAGTACTACTGGGAGGAGAGGTTAGAAAGAAGGGTGGGGGTGCGGTGGGGGTCAAGAGGTGACTTACTTTTGTCAGGGGTTTTGACGAGGGTGGCAGAGGACGAGGATAGGCGTTTGGTGATGCTAGCCTCTGACGGCTGTTTGAGGTTGGTGATGGATGTGGAGCGCTTGTCTACGAGtcagggaggaggaagaagggagGAATTACACTACAGAACGCTCCCAAAGGAGGCGCACACAGTGGAAGGACACTAAAGGGATACTTGACAACACCCGTTTCAGATAACACCACAGGCACCTCCTGCTAGCTAATGAGATCCTGTACAAATTGGTAACCAAAACCATCTGCCTTTACAAACATACGAGTTGAGTTCTTACTGACATTGTTAGAGACGCTCATTTGACGATACGTTTATTTTTGCAGGTGTGGTTTGCATACAGAGAAGCACTTGTGTTATTTTGTTCAGTTTGTTATCGTCGCAAAGGCAGACTTTTAGCTACAGGTCAGGTCTTGTAGAGAATCTCATTTGACTGTCTTATGACCTAGTTGGGATTTTCAAAGGCACTATTGACACTTTAGACAAATGAACATGATGCCGTTTCATGCTTTCTTTTTGCAACAACCACCATGTGCTTTCGCGTCATGCGGTGAAGTGAGTAGAGCAAACCGCATAGCCGCAACATGGCGTGCCGTGATCTGAACCCAACATTATTAGTTCAGCCTTGCATTTGACTGGGCTTCCATGCAAAGTAGCCCCGATGACCTGGCCCTGCCCCAAAGTGTGAATGAGTCCAAGACAGAGAGAGGTTTCCTCTATTTAACAGTCGGTGTTAGGCTGCAAAAGAAGATGTGTGAGGAAGAGAAGGTACCGTACACTATCACCCAATATGTGCCGCCCATGCTACAGATTTTAACTGGCGGGCAAATCACAAACAAAACCTTGAGCGTTCCTGGGTGGCTTTTCTGGCGAAGCAGGGGAGATTGCTATAGCTACTGGAGATGAGGCGCCGGCGTCCGAGTCTCCTGTAGGGAGAGAAAGCTCTCAGCGGGGAAGTGAGGAGTGCTGACGCCACTTCTTGGCACAAGGAGAGGAATGGCCGGCGGCCATCAAGGCTTTCATTGACGGTGTCACAAGTCACAATATGAACATCATATGAACACTGAAGGGATAAAGTCAAAATCATGTGAAGGCAGGTTTTAGTTTGTAGAATGGGACGCTACACATTCAGAGTGCAAGGGATGAAGGGTTTGGAGATAAATTTCAGGGTCCAGTTGTTCAATGTTGTAGCACTTTTTGTGCAACTTACCATTCAGCAAATTTCAGAAAAGGTTTTTGAGTGGTTCAAATCATTTCAGGGTGACATTTGCCAACTCATTTTGTTCTCAAAGGAACATGGCCACTGAGCCTCGAGTGTCACTCCATTACCAGGTTGCCACAGAGAGACTGAAAGGGACGCAAGAAGTTTTACACCTGATGCTAAGAGTGCACAATCGGTGAGTGTGAGTGAACACGCGATTCAAGACTCCCTATTTGGGATCTTAGTAAATCCCAGACCCGGTGTGCGGGCCACAACAGCTGGAGGTGTGGCATCAATGTGATAAATAATGTTTGATTggcccaaaacaaacaaagcggCCATTACCTGCTCGTCCATCCGAGTCTGTTGACAATCCTCCCCAGGACCACCTCTTCTGTCTCTGGTCGGCCCGCTGGCTTCGCTCTAACGTTCGTCTCATCACTGCCTCATAATGCTCCTGCcgcattcataaaaaaaaaaaaagggggggcgtTGTTTCTCTATTTGCTTCATGGTCACGGGAATAATCACTATTAAGAGCGAGATTCTAGGCGCACAGGCCTCCTCCGTTGACTACCTTCTCCTCTTCCTGTTTCTGCTTCCTCTTCTCCTCCACGGCCTGACGCTTCTGCTCCTCTTTCCGTCGCTGCTCCGCGGCCTTCTTGTGACGTTCCTCCTGCTGACGCTCCACTTGCATTTTGGCCTTGCGCTCACGCTCCATGATCTGAGTGTCACGCAAAGCTGATGACAAAGACAGACAGAGAAAGGGGCATTTTAAATTTACAATttcctttaaaaaagaaaaatcggtATTGTAGAGATATATACAAATCCAGTGCCATAGTTTGTAAATCGTCCAGCATCATCTAGAACAGCCATTCAGTAACCGCAACCACTCCAGTGTGATTGTGTAGAAGTATGCAAAAGTCACTAAGGGGTTTCCGAGCCTCCTCTGGTATGAAAATCAGCATAACGTCTGTGTGTCAGGAGGTCCAGGGTCTGACTTACATGGTCTAAGCAGCTGCGCGCAAGCGTTACATCGCCAAGGCGCAACTGGACTCTTGTGGAATGGAAACATGTTCTAACAAAAAACAACTAGCGCTTGTCTTGGAGGACATTAGGTCCGGTCAGTAATTGGCTGATTCGGCGTGCAAATAAAACATCTCCTTCAATGCCAATATGCATCACCGCCTGCTTTCTTGACAATCATGCCACGTTTTTCCAGTCGACTGCGTCGCTCGTAGAGCAGCGGGCTTGACTTTATGCAAGTGGCACAGAAATGCTTGCATTTTACCACAAGATGAAGCAGATCTGAGTAAATGTCTCCTTGCCTTGTTGCCTGTCAGCCTCCTCTCGTCTCTCCTTTGCTACCCGCAGTCGATCGTCCACTCGAAGGGTGGCGCCGTCGAGGACTGCAAACACGTGCGTCAACGCGGTCAAAAGAGGTGCGCAGATGGAGGCTGCGGCGGCTTACGCTGACATAATACAGCAACAGCTTTGCATCAAGGTGTGAGTCCTGGTAGGGGGCTGTCATTAATGAGATTGTCAAATAATAAAGTGATGACTCGGGGGCTCCCTGCAGTAAGCCCTGCAGAGCAGGGGGGCGGCGTTTGGATAGTTTGGTGGCTAACGGTTCACACTGAGCTAAAGCGGTGTCTGGGTGAGGAGTGGGTTACCTGGCCGAGGGCCGTGAGGTTTGGCTGCTGTGTTTGCAGACGGTGCTGGACTCACGGCCTGGCTGCGCCGCTCCTCGGCTTGGGCCTGCGCAGCTGCAGCTGGACAGGAGAAAGCACACAATTTACAGCAGAGATTTTTGGAGTCCCCTTTATTTCTTACTATCCACTCAAGCACCTTCCATTTTGTCGAGCGTAATTTGCACTGGGCGGTATAACTGCGTATTTTTCGAGTAAGAGGAGAGACCCCGAttggaggagaaaaaaggacaaatgaTGTAATCAAGTCTGATGAGAGTGTCTTTTCAATTTTCTCTGAGCTTTGTTTGCATAGTCATGACGTCTCTGGTGTGGAGCCACTCTGGTTATGAAGCAGAACAATCCGGCTATTCAAGCCGGCAGACCCAGCCCATGGCCCACTCTTCGGACTGCATTCAACACGCTCAGTGAGCAAGACGCTGGCAAATGAGAGCCAATGTGTGCGCTCTGCAGTCACAACCTTGTACAGTCACATTTTAGGTGAAAAACTGAATAGTCAAACGCTTCAAAATAGAGTATGTGGATTATTTGACTAACCCTTACACTGGAATAAGggtcagaaatgttctttttaaaTGCCTTGTCGGTATGGTTACCTGCTTTTTTTCACCAAGCAATTCATGTCACAGTATTTCTAACAGAAATTATTTCCTGGAAATCAAGTCCTGGATTTGTGCTGAACATTGGAGGTTCAAGTGTGCAATCTACAGataacatttcacaaaattggaCCGCCGCCTCATTTGACGGCTTACGTAAGCCGCGGCGTCAAAGTTGTTTGCAGAATTTGCCGCATTTGAATTTGAGAGTATGACTTGGGATTCGACGACGCTGCAAAACATCTGAGACCGACAATTTTCTGCcgtttttcatattttgaatGGCACTTTCCTATCAACCAAGAGAAAGTGATGCACAGCAGATGTAGTAGGAAGGAAACAGCATATGATCACGCTGCATCAGCTAGGTCCTCACTGCATTTCTCGGCAGTGCGCTCTCAGCACTACTGAATTGCTGACGAGTAGGCAAATCAGACCTTCTGTCATGTGATAGGAAAAGTAGGCTGCATCAAATCTCACTCATTCGGTCATTCATTCAGTCAGATTCTACTGTGGCAATGACTAAGATG is a window of Syngnathus typhle isolate RoL2023-S1 ecotype Sweden linkage group LG1, RoL_Styp_1.0, whole genome shotgun sequence DNA encoding:
- the map7d3 gene encoding ensconsin isoform X1, with amino-acid sequence MRYCDVLSFRGVLHRTGSFSCILNICRFFNPAAAAQAQAEERRSQAVSPAPSANTAAKPHGPRPVLDGATLRVDDRLRVAKERREEADRQQALRDTQIMERERKAKMQVERQQEERHKKAAEQRRKEEQKRQAVEEKRKQKQEEEKEHYEAVMRRTLERSQRADQRQKRWSWGGLSTDSDGRAGDSDAGASSPVAIAISPASPEKPPRNAQDKRSTSITNLKQPSEASITKRLSSSSATLVKTPDKSIKSRSVSCNRLPRKDSAAKEGGKKLQAESTGASMKTRSSSLTRVSVGRAQTPAKAAKGTSDNQARKQPTCAADGGVISRLLTPTQASLARSKSAAALSPEGTNAPASANPIHPPRGPLRSRSIDRQKNGMTTSVSADGALDPSLTKQEKTSTSSGRQRPPSPSIPVGRTRSPSPAPKPSPKRTPSPAASKQNSKARPPSPAAKQSTPSPQPSSAKPPPIQKPALTPPGPPTLRKRDSRSKDMLLPLQPGLAQSSDSSKSKEKDDSKAGTNSAAEAAKLLAEHRRQMREQKEKDEQLRIQREEEEKLRKEEEERLAEEARLKRQEEEKKLAEERKVKEEEEALRAEEERERLEAEEALKQAELQKEREEAEAKALEEAERVRQERDRIMQQNQQERMERKKRIEEIMKRTRKGDGNDFKRDDDKDQDDNEDGMDPFDAKSESQMGDLAMEMHGCGDGVPQREEPVGCLNGRGEADDKENNNASDETQAVSLVQKSRLAEGSEFLNEQDSAKVELVPGLGGKSNQWSFEELMDRNAKTHALIGAEDCSPVLINCDGTDGTKGSPVNSLHSSSQAIEALSEI
- the map7d3 gene encoding ensconsin isoform X11, which translates into the protein MAEGTVTLKGLRSQMAAAAQAQAEERRSQAVSPAPSANTAAKPHGPRPVLDGATLRVDDRLRVAKERREEADRQQALRDTQIMERERKAKMQVERQQEERHKKAAEQRRKEEQKRQAVEEKRKQKQEEEKEHYEAVMRRTLERSQRADQRQKRWSWGGLSTDSDGRAGDSDAGASSPVAIAISPASPEKPPRNAQDKRSTSITNLKQPSEASITKRLSSSSATLVKTPDKTRKQPTCAADGGVISRLLTPTQASLARSKSAAALSPEGTNAPASANPIHPPRGPLRSRSIDRQKNGMTTSVSADGALDPSLTKQEKTSTSSGRQRPPSPSIPVGRTRSPSPAPKPSPKRTPSPAASKQNSKARPPSPAAKQSTPSPQPSSAKPPPIQKPALTPPGPPTLRKRDSRSKDMLLPLQPGLAQSSDSSKSKEKDDSKAGTNSAAEAAKLLAEHRRQMREQKEKDEQLRIQREEEEKLRKEEEERLAEEARLKRQEEEKKLAEERKVKEEEEALRAEEERERLEAEEALKQAELQKEREEAEAKALEEAERVRQERDRIMQQNQQERMERKKRIEEIMKRTRKGDGNDFKRDDDKDQDDNEDGMDPFDAKSESQMGDLAMEMHGCGDGVPQREEPVGCLNGRGEADDKENNNASDETQAVSLVQKSRLAEGSEFLNEQDSAKVELVPGLGGKSNQWSFEELMDRNAKTHALIGAEDCSPVLINCDGTDGTKGSPVNSLHSSSQAIEALSEI